In a genomic window of Occallatibacter riparius:
- a CDS encoding thiamine phosphate synthase, with the protein MAYQFPPIYPILDSSFIPASGRRQFLHDLGAALADAGVTLLEYRKKTGSDAELRSDAETLRAVMSDESIRLILDDRADLVCEVGFDGVHVDAGDISVREARRIVGPGRIIGTFAGSDALIPGILDEPANYFAIGPVFSTTTKQTDKKPIGIDGVRRLRQQAGPDVILTAAAGITLDTAPLVLEAGASTVAVAAALFSAADPASEFRRWRERLADF; encoded by the coding sequence ATGGCTTATCAGTTCCCGCCGATCTATCCGATTCTTGATTCCTCGTTCATTCCTGCCAGCGGTCGCAGGCAGTTTCTTCACGACCTCGGCGCTGCCCTCGCGGACGCAGGCGTCACGCTTCTCGAGTACCGCAAGAAGACCGGCTCCGACGCTGAGCTCCGTTCCGATGCCGAGACTCTGCGCGCGGTCATGTCCGACGAGAGCATCCGACTCATCCTGGACGACCGCGCCGACCTCGTATGCGAGGTGGGATTCGACGGCGTCCACGTCGACGCAGGTGATATCTCGGTTCGCGAGGCCCGAAGGATCGTTGGCCCGGGCCGCATCATCGGGACCTTCGCCGGGAGTGACGCGCTGATTCCCGGCATTCTCGACGAGCCCGCAAACTACTTCGCCATCGGTCCTGTCTTCTCGACGACCACCAAGCAGACCGACAAGAAGCCCATCGGCATCGATGGCGTCCGTCGTCTGCGTCAGCAGGCTGGACCGGACGTGATTCTCACCGCCGCGGCGGGCATCACCCTCGACACGGCTCCGCTCGTACTCGAAGCCGGGGCATCAACCGTCGCCGTCGCAGCCGCGCTCTTCAGCGCCGCAGATCCCGCATCCGAATTCCGCCGCTGGCGCGAACGCCTGGCCGACTTCTAG
- a CDS encoding DinB family protein, whose translation MDVLKSIIAEFDSETESTRKLLNAIPDGADFSWKPHDKSMTLGKLANHVADCTGDWAVHALTTDRLDWTPDMAPADYKNKADLLAQFEAKLATAKSALSAMTPEKWDSNWKFVAGDQTWIDDTKYNVMRTWVLNHMIHHRAQLGVYLRLLGTKIPGMYGPSADEMPAEQPAEVA comes from the coding sequence ATGGACGTTCTGAAAAGCATCATCGCCGAATTCGATTCCGAAACGGAAAGCACCCGCAAACTTCTCAACGCCATACCTGACGGCGCGGACTTCTCCTGGAAGCCGCACGACAAATCCATGACCCTCGGCAAACTCGCCAACCATGTCGCCGACTGCACCGGCGACTGGGCGGTCCATGCCCTCACCACCGATCGCCTCGACTGGACGCCCGACATGGCGCCAGCCGATTACAAGAACAAAGCCGATCTGCTCGCCCAATTCGAGGCGAAACTGGCGACCGCCAAGTCAGCACTCTCCGCCATGACTCCCGAAAAATGGGATTCCAACTGGAAGTTCGTCGCCGGCGATCAGACCTGGATCGATGACACGAAATACAACGTCATGCGCACTTGGGTGCTCAACCACATGATCCACCACCGCGCGCAGCTTGGCGTCTATCTTCGTCTGCTCGGCACGAAAATCCCCGGCATGTACGGCCCCTCCGCCGACGAGATGCCCGCAGAGCAACCGGCCGAAGTGGCCTAA
- a CDS encoding phosphatase PAP2 family protein: MSSLPEPHFTASAALLDDGVFRPDRSRPGVQERDIWGGSTTPRFHLLENWETRGAGYTLQPVAMSGRRDGGTSSSAEMLAIDLNVDGLPDAPGLPDAPEPAGPGATGHKYHPERANARMVTWKTLPRDFLHDQKDIWFTFPGKLATGHHWVPVLAVAGVTAGLIYADPHIMPYFRDHQKNIDKINDGFDPMITTGMVVALPAGLLAAGYARHDNYQISTGLMGALAYGDSVIPNLLIKAITRRERPSDVPYGEPFTGTFFNGGKSPLKGSSFPSGHATAAFSVATVVAYRYRNHKWVPVLAYALASTIAASRITTLAHFPSDVFLGSAMGYSVARFQTVRPQ, encoded by the coding sequence GTGAGCAGTCTTCCGGAACCGCATTTCACCGCGTCCGCGGCGCTGCTGGACGATGGCGTCTTCCGCCCGGATCGATCCCGTCCGGGGGTTCAGGAGCGGGACATATGGGGCGGCTCGACTACGCCTCGTTTCCATCTGCTGGAGAACTGGGAAACACGCGGAGCGGGCTATACACTCCAGCCGGTCGCCATGAGCGGCCGACGCGATGGCGGGACGAGTTCGTCCGCGGAGATGCTGGCGATTGATCTGAACGTCGACGGTCTGCCTGATGCGCCGGGGCTACCCGATGCGCCAGAGCCGGCGGGCCCCGGAGCCACCGGGCATAAGTATCACCCCGAACGGGCGAACGCGCGCATGGTTACGTGGAAGACTCTGCCGCGCGACTTCCTGCATGACCAGAAAGACATCTGGTTTACTTTCCCTGGCAAGCTGGCGACGGGGCACCACTGGGTTCCGGTGCTGGCGGTGGCGGGCGTGACTGCGGGGCTGATCTACGCCGATCCGCACATCATGCCTTACTTCCGCGACCACCAGAAGAATATCGACAAGATCAACGACGGCTTCGATCCGATGATCACGACGGGCATGGTCGTGGCGCTCCCGGCGGGGCTGCTGGCGGCCGGCTATGCGCGGCATGACAACTACCAGATCAGCACTGGCTTGATGGGTGCACTGGCCTACGGGGACAGCGTGATTCCCAATCTGCTTATCAAGGCCATTACCCGCCGCGAGAGGCCGTCGGACGTGCCTTACGGTGAACCATTCACGGGGACGTTTTTCAATGGCGGAAAGTCGCCGCTGAAGGGATCGAGTTTCCCATCAGGACATGCAACGGCTGCGTTCTCAGTCGCCACGGTGGTTGCGTATCGCTACCGCAATCACAAGTGGGTTCCGGTTCTGGCGTATGCGCTTGCCTCGACGATCGCGGCATCGCGGATTACTACGCTGGCGCACTTCCCTTCCGATGTATTCCTAGGATCTGCGATGGGCTATTCGGTGGCGCGGTTCCAAACGGTAAGGCCGCAGTGA